A single region of the Rhizobium grahamii genome encodes:
- a CDS encoding ABC transporter permease produces MSSSSPSSSTRERPRAPERAGVGRPPSAFRIGDPIGGRSFLLISIAVFALLFAIWWAATVTGWVKPIFLPSPGAVWSKMVELALDGTLWNDAGISIYRMLVGFLLASAMAIPIGIMIGCFKTWEAAVEPLVDFVRYMPVVAFVPLSILWAGTSDLQKFVIIWIGTFFQQVLMVMDSVKRVPTDFVGLGRTLGMSETKILRRIVLPSALPGIWDTLRISLGWAWTWLVLAELVAATSGLGYRIVVSQRYFQTQTIIGYILLLGLLGLITDQTMKALERVFFRYASRH; encoded by the coding sequence ATGTCCAGCTCTTCACCATCCTCGTCAACGCGTGAACGACCCCGCGCGCCGGAGCGCGCGGGAGTCGGCAGGCCTCCGAGCGCCTTTCGCATCGGCGATCCCATCGGTGGTCGCTCGTTCCTGCTGATCTCGATAGCCGTCTTCGCGCTATTGTTCGCCATCTGGTGGGCGGCGACCGTGACCGGCTGGGTAAAGCCTATCTTTCTCCCAAGCCCCGGAGCGGTCTGGAGCAAGATGGTCGAGCTCGCGCTTGATGGAACGCTCTGGAACGACGCCGGCATAAGCATTTACCGCATGCTCGTCGGATTTCTGCTTGCATCCGCCATGGCGATCCCGATCGGCATCATGATCGGCTGCTTCAAGACTTGGGAAGCGGCTGTCGAGCCCCTCGTCGATTTCGTTCGCTACATGCCGGTCGTGGCCTTTGTGCCTCTCAGCATTCTGTGGGCCGGAACAAGCGACCTGCAAAAATTCGTCATCATCTGGATCGGAACATTCTTCCAGCAGGTGCTGATGGTCATGGACAGCGTCAAGCGCGTCCCGACCGACTTCGTGGGGCTCGGGCGAACGCTCGGCATGTCCGAAACCAAGATCCTCCGTCGTATCGTCCTGCCGTCCGCATTGCCCGGAATATGGGATACGCTGCGGATCAGCCTGGGTTGGGCATGGACCTGGCTGGTTCTCGCCGAACTCGTCGCCGCCACGTCTGGCCTCGGATACCGTATCGTCGTCTCCCAGCGATACTTCCAGACGCAGACGATCATCGGTTACATCCTGCTCCTCGGACTACTCGGCCTGATTACCGACCAGACCATGAAGGCCCTCGAGCGTGTTTTCTTCCGTTATGCTTCGAGACATTGA
- a CDS encoding ABC transporter ATP-binding protein yields the protein MSQPKLKIESLNKWYGSRKGPVHALSDVSLELADNEFVSLVGASGCGKSTLLSIVAGLQGFDNGVLLTDGAPIVGPGLDRGVVFQSYTLLPWLTAQQNVEFALQAAGLSAAECRDVARHHINLVKLDRFADSFPSQLSGGMKQRVAIARALSYRPKMLLMDEPFGALDALTRHQMQELLTQIWEEHRLTVLFVTHDVEEAVYLSDRIIAMSINPGRINSTFHVGLARPRNQDMISTPEFLALQKEVLNAIRAGSQGENEH from the coding sequence ATGAGCCAACCCAAGCTGAAGATCGAGTCGCTCAACAAGTGGTACGGCTCCAGGAAAGGCCCGGTCCATGCGCTGAGTGACGTCAGCCTTGAACTTGCCGACAACGAGTTCGTTTCTCTCGTCGGGGCCTCGGGCTGCGGAAAGAGCACACTCCTGTCGATCGTCGCAGGCCTGCAGGGGTTCGACAACGGGGTCTTGCTGACCGACGGCGCACCGATCGTCGGCCCCGGGCTCGACCGCGGCGTGGTCTTCCAGTCCTACACCCTTCTTCCGTGGCTGACGGCGCAGCAGAACGTCGAGTTCGCCCTGCAGGCGGCCGGGTTGTCCGCTGCGGAATGTAGGGACGTCGCCCGTCACCATATCAATCTGGTCAAGCTCGATCGCTTTGCCGACAGCTTCCCGTCGCAGCTTTCGGGCGGCATGAAGCAGCGCGTCGCGATCGCCCGCGCCTTGTCGTATCGGCCTAAGATGCTGCTCATGGATGAACCGTTCGGCGCGCTCGACGCCTTGACGCGACACCAGATGCAGGAACTGCTGACGCAAATCTGGGAAGAGCATCGACTGACGGTTCTCTTCGTGACGCACGACGTCGAGGAGGCCGTTTATCTCTCGGATCGTATCATCGCGATGAGCATCAATCCCGGCCGCATCAATTCGACATTCCATGTCGGGCTCGCACGACCGCGCAATCAGGACATGATCTCGACGCCGGAATTCCTGGCGTTGCAGAAAGAGGTGCTGAACGCCATCAGGGCGGGCTCGCAGGGAGAGAACGAGCATTGA
- a CDS encoding N,N-dimethylformamidase beta subunit family domain-containing protein, whose product MGVTYVIMGFGQSRPYRRLSGSYGGEYAWLFDGVTSDQFGGEGTVLGGAAGYEIDAVIKSQITPKNLVRLAVANGFDDGFQVRPDLWIVEGDSERAALRRADMTAYRHEGGGIVVSMSSVAWIGALPGAGHDNDVGRIMRNLIGRFQSRS is encoded by the coding sequence GTGGGTGTCACCTATGTCATCATGGGTTTCGGCCAGTCTCGACCCTATCGACGGCTGAGCGGCAGCTACGGCGGAGAGTATGCCTGGCTGTTCGATGGTGTGACATCGGATCAGTTCGGCGGCGAGGGCACGGTGCTCGGTGGTGCTGCGGGATATGAAATCGACGCCGTCATCAAGTCGCAGATTACGCCGAAAAACCTGGTCCGACTTGCGGTGGCCAACGGCTTTGACGATGGCTTCCAGGTGAGGCCAGATTTGTGGATCGTCGAAGGCGATAGCGAGAGAGCGGCGCTGCGCAGGGCTGACATGACAGCCTATCGCCACGAAGGCGGCGGCATTGTCGTGTCGATGAGTTCGGTTGCATGGATCGGCGCGCTGCCGGGCGCCGGACATGACAATGATGTCGGACGCATCATGCGCAATCTCATAGGACGATTTCAGAGCCGGTCGTGA
- a CDS encoding N,N-dimethylformamidase beta subunit family domain-containing protein: MRRTLNHTAMPAVGFIEPWSVRAGEATRAFVSCSDPEARVSIQTLDLDDAEIAEWSVSRANDRFGVRDFDIGSWVEIPVSEAAVEIRLDVEILFTLNSVTKPVVCWNGFALTLDASGDLRANGELLAQADNECWYRLHLAARASRVLCRLTRCDGIPVAETVIPAGGPSETIYLGAEPSQRDQTLNARIGRIVLDRDTRKSEWRFQAHAPSERLMPIDGGDDRLTIRNAPTFAVASPRFTGEVHDPRLAPDHFDAIHLHDDDFGGFDWEADLAISVPEDARSGVYALVIETIDGVEKLPFFVRSSRPASSVAFLLPTATYLAYADEQLPPEKYPWHGTDRSHRFATDNNFLSLYDVHADLSGVSLTSSRRPRTTLRDDYHYPLSNSPHLLSVDLQFLKFCHRHEIAVGVLTDHDLHEEGAASLASYDLILTGSHPEYWSAPMMAGLKDYLRGGGNFSYLGGNGFYWVVAIQGHRMELRRGKNDIWTGRPGETHLAMTGEPAGTGKIAA; the protein is encoded by the coding sequence GTGCGTCGGACATTGAACCATACGGCGATGCCGGCGGTGGGCTTTATCGAGCCCTGGAGCGTCCGCGCCGGCGAGGCCACCCGCGCTTTCGTTTCGTGCTCCGATCCCGAGGCGCGTGTCTCCATTCAAACGCTTGACCTCGATGACGCCGAGATCGCCGAATGGTCCGTTTCGAGAGCGAACGACCGCTTCGGCGTGAGAGATTTCGATATCGGATCATGGGTCGAGATTCCTGTTTCCGAAGCGGCGGTTGAAATCCGTCTCGACGTCGAAATTCTCTTTACGCTGAACAGCGTGACCAAGCCGGTTGTTTGCTGGAACGGTTTCGCGCTTACGCTCGACGCTAGCGGAGACTTGCGGGCCAACGGCGAATTGCTGGCTCAGGCCGATAACGAGTGTTGGTACCGGCTGCACCTCGCCGCTCGGGCCAGCCGCGTCTTATGCCGCCTTACGCGCTGCGACGGAATTCCAGTCGCTGAGACCGTGATCCCGGCGGGCGGGCCGTCCGAGACGATCTATCTTGGTGCCGAGCCCAGCCAGCGGGATCAGACCCTCAATGCCCGGATCGGCAGAATCGTGCTCGATAGGGATACCCGGAAATCCGAGTGGCGGTTTCAGGCGCATGCCCCATCTGAAAGATTGATGCCAATCGACGGCGGCGACGACCGGCTTACAATTCGAAACGCTCCGACATTCGCAGTGGCATCGCCACGGTTCACCGGCGAGGTCCACGACCCAAGATTGGCACCGGATCACTTCGATGCAATTCATCTCCATGATGACGACTTTGGCGGGTTCGATTGGGAAGCGGATCTGGCGATCTCGGTACCCGAGGATGCGAGGTCAGGAGTATATGCGCTTGTGATCGAGACGATCGACGGCGTCGAGAAGCTTCCCTTCTTCGTGCGCTCCAGCCGGCCTGCCTCTTCCGTCGCCTTCCTGCTGCCGACCGCCACCTATCTCGCCTACGCAGACGAGCAGTTGCCTCCAGAGAAGTATCCCTGGCACGGCACTGACCGGTCGCACCGGTTCGCGACTGATAACAACTTCCTGAGCCTCTACGACGTCCATGCCGACCTGAGCGGTGTCAGCCTGACAAGCAGCCGTCGCCCGCGCACCACGCTCCGGGACGATTATCATTACCCGTTGTCGAACTCGCCACACCTTCTCTCGGTGGATCTACAGTTTCTGAAGTTCTGCCACAGGCACGAAATTGCCGTTGGCGTGCTGACGGACCATGATCTGCACGAGGAGGGTGCCGCCAGTCTTGCATCCTATGATCTGATCCTGACGGGCAGCCATCCCGAATACTGGTCGGCCCCGATGATGGCCGGTTTGAAGGATTACCTTCGCGGCGGCGGGAATTTCTCCTACCTCGGCGGCAACGGCTTCTACTGGGTCGTCGCGATCCAGGGGCACAGGATGGAGTTGCGCCGCGGCAAGAACGACATCTGGACAGGTCGGCCGGGCGAAACTCATCTGGCGATGACGGGCGAGCCGGCGGGAACTGGGAAGATCGCGGCCTAA
- a CDS encoding DUF2218 domain-containing protein, whose protein sequence is MTTAHDYNLSGVAVPVDPHSLLDEICEHFVEHAEVERSEHLAFLKSKIGNATIRVDDGKLLIDLSCPTEQALQMSQTMLAEHLFYFAGEEPLELSWAKSAALKVLPNLHEAVVVGAEDVTLHMRRVKFACSDIRPFLGGDMHVRVLVPPNGRQPIWPGLRADGRVAWPQGDDELLVRVYTIRAVDAEKRELWIDFLQHPLAGVKTPGADFARDARVGQKVALLGPGGGGFPVARSILLAGDESALPAIARIAEEAPAGTRLQAIIEVSDAAEEQPLVSAASLDVHWLHRCDYSDSARSTLLETTKEAIASIEDGTFVWFAAEKDDVRATRAFLKGRGHDRKNMYVAWYWERGASQA, encoded by the coding sequence GTGACCACTGCTCATGACTACAATCTGTCCGGCGTAGCAGTTCCCGTGGACCCGCATAGTCTGCTTGACGAGATCTGCGAGCACTTCGTGGAGCATGCCGAGGTAGAGCGAAGCGAACACCTGGCCTTCCTGAAGAGCAAGATCGGCAACGCCACGATCCGCGTTGATGATGGCAAGCTGCTGATCGATCTCAGTTGCCCCACGGAACAGGCGCTGCAGATGAGCCAGACCATGCTCGCGGAGCATCTCTTCTACTTTGCGGGCGAAGAGCCTCTCGAGCTCAGCTGGGCGAAGTCCGCAGCCTTGAAAGTGTTGCCGAACCTTCACGAGGCAGTGGTCGTCGGCGCGGAAGACGTGACGCTGCACATGCGTCGTGTGAAATTCGCCTGCAGCGACATCCGCCCGTTTCTCGGCGGCGACATGCATGTGCGCGTGCTCGTGCCGCCGAACGGCAGGCAACCCATCTGGCCCGGACTTCGCGCCGACGGTCGTGTGGCGTGGCCGCAGGGCGACGACGAGCTTCTGGTACGCGTCTACACAATCCGTGCCGTTGACGCCGAGAAGCGGGAGCTCTGGATCGATTTCCTGCAGCACCCGCTCGCGGGCGTGAAGACACCCGGAGCGGACTTCGCGCGCGACGCGCGGGTGGGGCAAAAAGTTGCCCTGCTTGGACCGGGCGGCGGCGGATTCCCCGTGGCACGGTCCATCCTGCTTGCCGGCGACGAAAGCGCGCTCCCGGCCATCGCGCGAATTGCGGAGGAAGCGCCAGCGGGCACAAGGCTGCAGGCGATTATCGAAGTCTCCGATGCAGCGGAAGAGCAGCCGCTTGTCTCTGCTGCTTCGCTCGACGTCCATTGGCTGCACCGCTGCGACTATTCCGACAGCGCAAGGTCAACGCTCCTCGAGACGACCAAGGAAGCGATCGCATCGATTGAAGATGGCACCTTTGTCTGGTTTGCCGCGGAGAAGGACGACGTCCGAGCGACCCGAGCCTTCCTGAAGGGACGCGGCCATGACAGGAAAAACATGTACGTAGCGTGGTATTGGGAGCGTGGCGCCAGCCAGGCGTGA
- a CDS encoding ABC transporter ATP-binding protein, translating to MTVHSLVATGLSAGYGETEILQMLDFAVPPGKVTAIVGANACGKSTLLRTMSRLLAPRQGQVLLDGKSIHRTPSRELARILGLLPQSPIAPEGITVADLVGRGRHPHQGLFSRWTRKDDEAVDAALTATKTSELAERPVDELSGGQRQRVWIAMALAQQTELLLLDEPTTFLDISHQVEVLDLLTDLNHSRGTTIVMVLHDLNLAARYCDHLVAMAGGRVHVSGAPQQVLTVENVRDVFGLESRIIIDPTSGRPIMLPIGRHRMVEPKTDLQLATQEENP from the coding sequence ATGACAGTTCATTCCCTCGTCGCCACCGGCCTGTCGGCAGGTTATGGCGAGACCGAGATCCTGCAGATGCTCGATTTCGCCGTTCCGCCCGGAAAGGTGACGGCGATCGTCGGCGCCAATGCCTGCGGCAAATCCACATTGCTGCGGACCATGTCGAGGCTGCTCGCGCCGCGCCAGGGGCAGGTCCTGCTTGACGGCAAGTCGATCCATCGCACGCCGTCGCGGGAGCTTGCACGTATATTGGGCCTTCTGCCGCAGTCGCCCATCGCGCCCGAGGGGATCACCGTCGCCGATCTCGTCGGCCGGGGAAGACACCCGCATCAGGGGCTCTTCTCGCGCTGGACGCGAAAGGACGACGAAGCCGTCGATGCAGCGCTGACGGCGACCAAGACGTCCGAGTTGGCGGAGAGGCCTGTCGACGAGCTCTCCGGCGGGCAACGCCAGCGCGTGTGGATCGCCATGGCCCTTGCGCAGCAGACGGAGCTTCTGCTGCTGGATGAGCCAACGACCTTCCTCGATATCAGCCATCAGGTCGAAGTGCTGGATCTGCTGACCGATCTCAATCATTCGCGCGGCACAACCATCGTCATGGTGCTGCACGACCTCAATCTTGCGGCGCGCTACTGCGATCACCTTGTGGCGATGGCGGGAGGTCGCGTGCATGTATCCGGCGCTCCGCAACAGGTTCTGACAGTCGAGAACGTACGCGACGTTTTCGGCCTTGAGAGCCGCATCATCATCGATCCGACCTCGGGCAGACCGATCATGCTTCCGATCGGCCGTCACCGGATGGTGGAACCTAAGACTGACTTGCAGCTCGCCACCCAGGAGGAAAACCCGTGA
- a CDS encoding FecCD family ABC transporter permease, with protein sequence MMVSSLERIVENRRIRRRRHSAVVVVLASLVVAVFALTLSLGQSFTPLQDVIRVLLGENVAGASFTVGQLRLPRAVLSVLAGASFGLGGVAFQIMLRNPLASPDIVGISSGASAAAVFAIVVLSLKGPAVSVIAVAAGLGVALLVYGLSFRNGVAGTRLILVGIGVSAMLESVIAYILSQAPAWTLQEAMRWLTGSVNGAQLSQAAPLVLSLFVFGGFLLSRARDLEALRLGDDTAAALGVGVSRTRILIIVSAVGMIASATAVTGPIAFVAFLSGPIAARLIKNSGSLLVPAALVGAVLALGGDYVGQFLLPSRYPVGVVTGALGAPYLIFLIVRVNRSGGSL encoded by the coding sequence ATGATGGTCTCATCTCTCGAGCGCATCGTCGAGAACCGCCGCATCCGCAGGCGCAGGCACTCCGCCGTTGTCGTCGTGCTGGCATCGCTCGTCGTTGCGGTTTTCGCGCTGACTTTGTCGCTCGGACAATCCTTTACGCCGCTACAAGATGTCATCCGGGTGCTGCTCGGTGAAAACGTGGCCGGTGCATCCTTTACCGTCGGCCAGCTTCGATTGCCGCGCGCGGTCCTTTCCGTGCTTGCCGGCGCGAGCTTCGGGCTCGGGGGCGTGGCGTTCCAGATCATGCTGCGCAACCCGCTCGCCAGCCCCGATATCGTCGGCATCAGCTCGGGTGCGAGTGCCGCAGCCGTGTTTGCGATCGTCGTCCTGTCGCTGAAGGGACCGGCGGTCTCCGTCATCGCGGTGGCTGCCGGGCTTGGCGTTGCCCTCCTCGTCTATGGTTTGTCGTTTCGAAACGGTGTCGCCGGCACCCGTCTTATTCTCGTCGGCATCGGCGTTTCGGCGATGCTGGAAAGCGTCATCGCCTACATTCTTTCGCAGGCACCGGCATGGACCTTGCAGGAGGCGATGCGCTGGTTGACCGGCAGCGTGAACGGCGCTCAACTTTCCCAAGCTGCACCGCTGGTCCTGTCGCTGTTCGTCTTCGGCGGGTTCCTGCTGAGCCGCGCGCGCGATCTGGAAGCGCTGCGTCTTGGAGACGATACGGCGGCGGCGCTTGGGGTGGGAGTTTCGCGCACACGGATCCTCATCATCGTCTCCGCGGTCGGGATGATTGCGTCGGCGACGGCGGTCACAGGTCCGATTGCCTTTGTGGCCTTTCTCTCTGGCCCGATAGCGGCGCGCCTCATCAAGAACAGCGGCTCGCTGCTGGTTCCCGCTGCACTCGTCGGCGCGGTTCTCGCGCTCGGTGGCGACTATGTCGGGCAGTTCCTCCTGCCGAGCCGTTATCCCGTCGGCGTCGTGACGGGCGCTCTCGGCGCTCCTTACCTGATTTTCCTGATCGTCCGCGTCAACAGGAGCGGAGGCTCGCTATGA
- a CDS encoding FecCD family ABC transporter permease translates to MISRDRKTSRKAGLVGRSNPARGFWLLGLIALLACLCAVSVTVGTRDVSWPDIGSALSGHVDNIGQAAVAVRIPRTLLAILAGAALGLAGAIMQGVTRNPLADPGILGVNMGASLAVVVGVAWFGITSAEAYIWSAILGAGCAAVFVYTIGSLGRGGATPLKLALSGTATSVAFASMVIAVVLPRNDIAGGIRSWQIGGVGGATFERIMPVLPFLAVGFAISLLSARKLNSLALGDELAAGLGENVALARAVASLGAILLCGATTAVCGPIAFLGLVVPHLCRLLVGVDHRWLLPFSAIGGAGLLLAADIVGRIVARPAELDVGIVTALLGAPVFIAIVRRQRVREL, encoded by the coding sequence ATGATCAGTCGTGACAGAAAGACGTCCCGCAAGGCGGGCCTTGTCGGGCGGAGCAACCCGGCTCGCGGCTTCTGGCTGCTAGGCTTGATCGCGTTGCTTGCTTGCCTGTGCGCAGTTTCAGTCACTGTCGGTACACGCGACGTGAGCTGGCCTGATATCGGCTCGGCACTGAGCGGTCATGTCGACAACATTGGCCAGGCCGCGGTTGCGGTGCGAATTCCACGGACGCTGCTTGCCATTCTTGCAGGTGCGGCGCTGGGGCTCGCGGGAGCGATCATGCAGGGCGTGACCCGCAATCCGCTTGCCGATCCCGGAATTCTGGGCGTCAACATGGGCGCGTCGCTCGCCGTGGTCGTTGGCGTCGCCTGGTTCGGTATAACCTCTGCCGAAGCCTATATCTGGTCGGCGATTCTAGGCGCCGGCTGCGCCGCCGTCTTCGTTTACACGATCGGATCCTTGGGACGTGGCGGCGCGACGCCGTTGAAGCTTGCGCTCTCGGGAACGGCGACATCCGTGGCCTTCGCGTCGATGGTTATCGCTGTCGTGCTGCCACGCAACGATATTGCCGGCGGTATCCGCTCCTGGCAGATCGGAGGCGTGGGCGGGGCGACCTTCGAGCGGATCATGCCTGTCCTTCCGTTTCTCGCCGTGGGCTTCGCCATCAGCCTCCTGTCGGCCCGGAAGTTGAATTCGCTGGCCCTAGGCGATGAGCTGGCCGCGGGGCTCGGTGAAAACGTGGCGCTAGCGCGGGCGGTCGCATCGCTCGGCGCCATTCTTCTCTGCGGCGCGACCACCGCCGTCTGTGGCCCGATCGCCTTTCTCGGTCTTGTGGTGCCGCATCTATGCCGGTTGCTTGTCGGTGTCGACCACCGCTGGCTCCTGCCGTTCTCGGCGATCGGGGGCGCCGGTCTGTTGCTTGCCGCCGATATCGTCGGGCGGATCGTTGCGAGGCCTGCCGAACTCGACGTCGGCATCGTGACGGCCCTTCTCGGCGCTCCTGTCTTCATTGCCATCGTCAGGCGACAGAGGGTGCGCGAGCTATGA
- a CDS encoding iron-siderophore ABC transporter substrate-binding protein — MHRLNHLARLVAICTWLLAPVYAWADGATSYPVVIKHAFGTTVIAKKPERVATVAWANHEVPLALGIVPVGFASANFGDDDGDGLLPWVADRLKELHADKPVLFDEGDGIDFEAVAATHPDVILAAYSGLSQSDYDTLSQIAPVVAYPEAPWSTDWREMIRLDSAGMGMAAEGEALIKKIEGEIAQTVASYPELHGKSAMFLTHLNASDLSTVNFYTTNDTRVKFFADLGLTSPKSIVAASAPGKFAGSISAERIDTFDDVDIVVTYGNEQLLEALEKNPLMARMPAIGKGALVTLGPNPVGTAANPTPLSISWVLKDYVALLADAARKSPSKSQ; from the coding sequence ATGCATCGGTTGAACCATCTCGCGCGATTGGTCGCGATATGCACCTGGCTACTCGCCCCTGTTTACGCGTGGGCGGACGGTGCGACGTCCTATCCTGTCGTTATCAAGCACGCGTTCGGAACGACCGTCATCGCCAAGAAACCCGAGCGAGTCGCGACGGTGGCCTGGGCCAACCATGAAGTGCCGCTGGCGCTCGGGATCGTGCCTGTGGGCTTTGCTTCAGCGAATTTCGGCGACGACGACGGCGATGGTCTCCTGCCATGGGTCGCGGATCGCCTGAAAGAGCTCCACGCCGACAAGCCCGTGCTTTTCGACGAAGGGGACGGGATCGACTTCGAGGCGGTGGCAGCCACTCACCCCGATGTCATTCTGGCCGCCTATTCCGGTCTCAGCCAGTCGGACTACGACACGCTGAGCCAGATCGCTCCGGTTGTTGCCTATCCTGAAGCGCCATGGTCCACCGATTGGCGCGAGATGATCCGCCTCGACAGCGCCGGAATGGGCATGGCCGCCGAGGGAGAAGCGCTCATCAAGAAGATCGAGGGCGAGATTGCCCAGACAGTGGCGAGCTATCCGGAATTGCACGGCAAGTCCGCGATGTTCCTGACACATCTCAACGCCAGCGATCTGAGCACCGTCAATTTCTATACGACGAATGACACGCGCGTGAAATTCTTCGCCGATCTCGGACTTACCTCTCCGAAGAGCATTGTTGCTGCGTCGGCACCCGGGAAGTTCGCAGGTTCTATCAGCGCGGAGCGCATCGATACCTTCGATGATGTCGATATCGTCGTGACCTATGGAAATGAACAGCTGCTCGAGGCGCTCGAGAAAAATCCGCTGATGGCCAGGATGCCGGCTATCGGCAAGGGTGCGCTTGTCACGCTTGGTCCCAATCCTGTCGGCACGGCCGCCAACCCGACGCCGCTGTCGATCTCCTGGGTCCTGAAGGACTACGTGGCCTTGCTTGCGGATGCGGCAAGAAAGTCTCCAAGCAAATCTCAATGA